The genome window TGGGACGGACAGGCGCGCCCCTCCCCCGCCACCTGGGCCTCCCCCGCCTCctgcggggtggggcggggtcaGCTGTGGCCCAGAGCCCGCCCACCCACCAGTGTTGCTGGGGTGTGAGAACTCAGAGGGGCTACAAAGGAATCAAGGCCAGTGACTGAACTTCATGATTCAATTTCTAGAAACAGTCCTTGACTTAACGGGTCAGCTGTACCCTCCGTGGCCTAAGCAGGGGAGGCTGTGGGACTGGTCAGTTCAGCACACTTTGTtgtggagaggaagggagctgATGTTGCCCGGTGCCACAAACATGCCAGGAGCTTCCGAAGTGGCCTCCCACTAAGTGCCCATCGCTGCCCTCCTCCAAGGCGAGCCCCCTGTGGCAGAAGCAGCTCTGAGAggctgacctctgccccaggtcagatgccggggtccagccccggggggggggggatccaggggtcccacaggaggagacggcgtcggcgaaaatggagtgagagagccgaattcttttctttctctttattctccggttagcatttactgccaggcatctctaccaaatgctagtatagctccctttttatacacgcacaccgagttacaatcacatgatgttaattattacttttgtttcactatgttttcatgtttccggataacagttaatttacatctatgagtcacaaatcaggtagcaaatcattcaaaatacaaaataacttgaatagtgataacaacatcagtaaaagcttttagagtattagttctaaaagttaactataaagtgagttaaggggcagagagagattagcagacgacaacaatggaccaccgcttgctcagataaatggccttgggtttatgcagtgtcctactttttctcacaagattctaaaaggcttgcctttatagaaattaacataacatcaagaatagctttcatccaaagatatgcagagtgtacttgcaagatagcccagcagcaacacaggacattccatggatttccctacatttttaaatctcatgaaaacatctcattgagaaagcctagcaattgcctttagtcaaaagacaattctcttagtaaaacattcttttcttgctgactacgctctccttctaggccacacaatgggccattctactataccttacctaagatactattgtctagtcaaatattactattttattatatttaaacactagttaagttctgactctattcttctcagaatataccactatttgcagatcaaagaagaaaggaatgtttctctacttatcacatgaaaaggctagggaggaaaaaatgttaagtgaaggcccaagggtgctctgtgcacagccactgcctcctaagtcacaattctttttaacatgattaagaaggaattatCCTACAAACTTAatcctttacgagggatatcatagccagcctcttatgtctatgagcccagttcaaggggcttacaggcttttctgtggaacttacaccctctgtctcatttccaaagaaatcactacgaatctacagggaaagcacagtactattatccctgtgccacaaataatagcacacaccggccctggccggttggctcagcggtagagcgtcggcctagcgtgtggaggacccgggttcgattcccggccagggcacacaggagaagcgcccatttgcttctccacccctccaccgcgctttcctctctgtctctctcttcccctcccgcagccaaggctccattggagcaaggatggcccggacgctggggatggctctgtggcctctgccccaggcgctagagtggctctggtcgcaacatggcgacccccaggatgggcagagcatcgccccctggtgggcagagcgtcgcccctgatgggcgtgcggggtggatcccggtcgggcgcatgcgggagtctgtctgactgtctctccctgtttccagcttcagaaaaatgaaaaaaaaaaaaaaaagaaagaaaaaataatagcacacacccagaaaaggggggatataaggccagattaattcaaaaagtcaaaggggggagtatcgttgtgcctatcctttgtggtgactttgtcaccccgcagccattggtcttcactgcagtgactttgtcaccccgcagccattggtcttctctgctgtgactttgtcaatcagcagtttttggtcttcttctgctgtgaccttgtcagccagcagttgtggatcggctcccgacagtcaGACAGGCCTTTTCAGCTACAAAACACactctcttcacacacacaccctcaccacCGTTCTGGGACCTGATGCTCAatgtctttgttttgtatttttctgaagttagaagctggaaggcaggcagactcccacatgtgcctgaccgggatccacccggcatgcccactagggggcgatgctctgcccatctggggtgtcactccattgctgccggagccattctagctcctgaggtggaggccatggagccatcctcagtacccagggccaactttgctccagtggagccttggctgtaggaagggaaggagaggaggaaggtggagaagcagatgggcgtttctcctgtgtgccctgggcaggaatcaaacccgggacttctacatgctgggccgatgctctactgctgagccaaccggccaaggccaattcTCAATGTCTTTTGCCACACTTGGCCCCTGGTGCTTCCAAAAGGACTCAGGAGGCTGGGAAGAACATGTTTCTGCCATACTTAATACAGGACTCAACTTGCAGAAAGCCCACCCACTGTGCTAGCATTTGGTTCTCAGTATGGCAGAGTCCCACAAGCACCGCCAGACACATGGGCGCTGCAGTGTGTGGGGCCTGGGGCAGGAAGTGGGTGGCACAGGGTGCCTGTCCCACCTGGGTGGGACTCGTCTGGCCTGGGGCAGGAAGTGGGTGCCTGTCCCACCTGGGTGGGACTCGTCTGGCCTGGCTTAGTCGACAGCTGCTGTACCTGTGGCTCCACTCGGAGGCAGGGCGGCAGCACCAGGCTCTGATCAGCGGGGCCTGGTCTAGTGCTGCCTCAGCCATGCGGTATCCCCACCGCTCCCAGGCCAGAGCGGTTCTGGCCTGGCCTGGTCTTCCATGAGGCCCCCTGCAGTCACTGTCACTACCTCCTGATGAGGGCCTGTCTAGGGCTCACAGCCTCAGGAATGGCACCCCCACTGCCCTAGGGGTCAACCCAGCAGTCAGGGTGCCCCACCATGTCCATTTTCCCATCCTCGCTCCTCTAACCACAGACGGAGCCCACCGGTTTCAGCCTTGGCCTCCAGCTGGCCtgggtctctgccccccccccccgagggcaTCGCGGTCCCAGTGCCCCACACCTGGCTCAGGTGCTGCCTGGGGTCCTGAGCACTCACAGAACACGAGAGAGATGGTTTCCATTCCTCCAAGCCCACGGCAGCCCACATACCCCAGGCCTGTCCCGCGCCTCCCTGCTCTGTCCCACCGCCCTATGCACCTCATACGGGGACACGCCATGGGAGGCGTCCAGGCTCCTGGGCCCCTGGGGCTGACGGCAGAGAGCCTGGCCACCTTGGCCGGACACCGTCCATGTCCCCCTCCTGGCCAGCTCCTCCGTCACAGGGCTGCTGGCTCCCGAAATCCCACTGCGGGCGCCGACCCCGCACACCAGCCTCCGCCTCTCCAGACACAAGCTGAAGCTCTGGGCTCAGTTGGGCACCAGCTTCCTCGGGCACCCGCAGCTCCCCCGGGTGGGGGGCACAGGCCGCTGTCGCCGCAGCTGCGggccctcacacacacacacagcctggtgGCTGCTTGAGTCAGGCCTGGACCGGCAAGCGCCTgtgccccccccgccccgtggCCCAGGCCCGGTCCTCACCGCAGGGTCTTGCGCCTGGTATCCGGGCGGGTGAAGCCATGATAAGTGAGGGTCTCTTACCAAGCGGGCCCCCTTGTGCCCTGAACTGTCCGTGTCCACAGCTGGCTGGCCTGAGAACTAGGCAAGGCGGGTCAGGGCCTCCCCAGACACCAGGGCCCCACCCTGGCCCAGTTCCCGGACAGAATCCCCATTTGTAAACCCAGCAATGGGGACCCCCAGGCCTGCTGTCCAGGCACTGTGGGGGAGGATCAGGGAAGGACAGGTGGGTGTTCCAGGCTGGCTGTGTGGCCAAGGGGCAGCAGTAGGGGCCTGGGTCTTGTCCTCACCTTGCTGGTCCCTGGCAGCAGATTGGCTTTGACATAGGTGTCCACAGAGCCCAAGGCTGGTGGCTTGAGGCTCTGGGAAGAGACAGTGGATAGGGGGCAGGCCTGTGGCGCAGGCCCATGGCCCTGGGACCCCCATCCATCCTAACCTTGGCACAGTGAGCTGTGCAGTGCAGGGCGCTGTTGTCCACATCAAAAAGAActgtggtctgacctgtggtggcgcagtggataaagcgtcgacctggaaatgctgaggtcgctggtttgaaaccctgggcttgcctggtcaaggcacatatgggagttgatgcttccagctcctccccccttgtctctttctcctctctctccctctctgtctctctctcctctctaaaaaatgaataaataaaataaaataattaaaaaaaaaaaaaaaagaactgtgaacTCGAGGGTGCCCAGGGCAGCTAAGGGCACACATGGTCAGTTCCTAAGGTGGCACACATGGTCAGTTCCTAAGGTGGCACACATGGTCAGTTCCTAACTGGACCCCCCCCATGGCACCACACCGCCTGCCCTGCCCCTCACAGGGCAGATGCCGGGGATGCCTCAGACCCTACTCTGGTTGAGCTGGGCCCactgtgtcccctcctccccGGCTGCCACTCACTGCTGTCGTCTGAGTCCCCCTCTGGCTCTGAGTCAGGCTGTGGCTGGGGTGCAGAGCCGATGGCAGGGGCCACTGCAGGGTGCAGGTCTGGGGCGCGCAGGGTGGCCTCAGCAAAGGGGTAGAAGTGTGGGAAGTAGTCAGCAATGAGATGGATGGGCCGGATGGGTCTCGGGTTCACGTCGATGGCTGTGTGCTCCTGCATGCTCACCCGCTGAGGCCACCTCCAGCTTGCTGCCGCACTGCCCGCCATGGGGGCTCAGACATGGGACTGGATATAAAGGGACCACAGAGGTTCAACGAGACATGGTGAAGAGGCATCACTGAGGGTCCTGAGGGGGGGTCCTGGGTGGCAGCCAGAACCTGAGAACAAAAGACAGGGTTGGATAGGGGGGTAGAagtgggggctccagcccagaAGGGGCCCAGTGGTGGTGCCCGCTGCGCTGCTTATCCCAAAGCTTCTCCACCTGGCCCAGCTCCCTGCAGGCTGGGTGTGCGCCTGGCTGAGGTGACTCATGTGTGCCAGAGCCTCCCCCAGCCATGTGGGAGGAGCACGGCTCAAAGCCCACCCACCTCCCGGCTCCGGAGAGGACCCCTCCCTGCCCACGACCCCGTGGGTGCCTTGCTAGCGTGGGGGAAGGGGGCCTTAGCCTCCTTCTTCTCTTGTCGACCCCTCCCCCATCCACATGCGGTTGGTTATTTTTACCCCCATCATGGGGCCTGCTGCAAGGCCAGGAGGCTGGAATGCCCAGAGGTGACACAAGGGGTGCGGGGGGCAGTGGAGGGGTGTGGGTTGGGGGCAGGGTGTGGGGGGCAGTGGAGGGGTGTGGGTTGGGGGCAGGGTGCGGGGGGCAGTGGAGGGGTGTGGGTTGGGGGCAGTGGAGGGGTGTGGGTTGGGGCAGGGTGCGGGGGGCAGTGGAGGGGTGTGGGTTGGGGGCAGGGTGCGGGGCGCAGTGGAGGGGTGTGGGTTGGGGGCAGGGTGTGGGGGCGCTTTGGAAGGTGTGGAGGGGACGCAGGGGGAGGTGAGATAGGAAGGCTCATGTGGGGGGGTCTGAGGACGGGCCACGCAGGGAAGCCAGCTTCGGCCATCTGGCCCCCTTGCAGCTCAAGCTCTTTAAAATATGGATCACAGCACATCAGCACCTCTCTCCCCTTATGTGGGCTTGGTATGAAACCCTAACCCATCGCCGAGGCATGTCCCCTGGACGCCTCATAGCGGTCCCCCGAGGGGTGGtcaccccacccctcacctccaCATTCCCCTTCGTGGTTTCCTCGACACCCCAGGCTTTGAGTGTGTGCTGCTCCCTCCGCCCCGACGTCCCTGTCCTGCCCTTTGACCTGACTCACTCCTGCTCACCTTTGGTTTCAAGTCACTGTCTTTTACCTGTTCAGCTTTCCCTCTTCCCGGTGGTCCTCGGGAGGCCACCTCCTTCCCTATTCTCAGACCGGGAGGCTCACCCTCCTGCCCAGGCTTGTGCCCCAGACCCTGTTAATCAATGAATTCCAAACCCAGTGGGCCACCTGACAGCTCAGGGAAGGGCACGTGATCCAACGCAGGCCAACACAGCCCAAGTCTGGGTTAGAGACTGCTCCCGGGAGTGAGGCCAACACACTcccagagagagagcccctggatCCAGCCCGGCCCGAAGCTAAGTTAGTGGGTAGAGTTTTCTATCACTTGCCCTGGCGAATACTGTCTAGGTCAAGGTCTGACCGTCTATAACTCTCAACTCTTTCACACAACCCTGGTCTACATAATGGATGTATAATTCCACTATTTATATGTGACTGATTAATGTGCAATCACATGATTATCTGTGGACCTGGTCTAAGGTCTCCCCTAGACTGAGCCCCCCTCCCACACCACCAGAAGCCAGAACAGTATGTGGCTCGTCCCCTTGCACCAGCCAGGGACAGTGCTGGCCCCACCTCACAGGGCTAAAGTGAGGGTAAAGAGAAGTGAAGCCAAGTACCTGGCTCACAGTCAGTGCCCACTGCTGTGGGTGACGGTGTGCTTGGGCAGAGGCGCCCCAGCCAGGAGACCAGCTGTCCCATGGCATCTGCCCGAGGCCAGGGCCCGAGCGCAGAAGACGCAGTTGGCTACAGAGTTGATAAGGCTCTTTATTCTGTCCTGGGGTGGAGCTGCCTGGCAGGGTGAAGACAGTGGCTGCTCAGGGCCAGTCTTCAGCGCCTGGACAACCCAGGGTATTCCAGGGAGGGCTTGTAGGCACCAGGTGCTAACAGCTGCAGGGTGAACTCGGTGATGACAGCTGTGAGTCCCCAGACACGGTGTGGCCCGTGAAGGAAGACAGGCATTGTGTAGCAGAAGTTGCCACGCTGGCGGAAGTTGGTATAGCCTTGGTTCTGCACCTGCAGCAGGTGGGTCAGGGGCAGTGCAAACACTTCGTCCACCTACGGGCAGAAGGCAGCAAGAGGGCGGAAGGAGCTCTGCAGCTTCCCCCGGTTGGGACAACCCAGTCCCCCTGCATCCCTGCCCCTACTTACCTCCTTGGGGTTGGCCTTGAGGCTCTGGGGGTCCAGTGGGCCCACGCCAGCAAGCACCGGCACCACGGTGTTCTTTTCCTGCGGCAGGAGGCAGGTGGTCAGGGGAGGCCTGGCCGTAGCAGGACTTGGGaactggggaggggaggctgagagaaaGGCTCCACCCTCGCCAGCCGTTAGTAGACAAGGCCTATCCACCTGGTCCCTGCCCTGGGGTTCACTCCAGCCATGCTGCCTGAGTCAGTTTCCCCATTCAGGCCTCTGGGCCTTTGTGGACTGTTTCTTCCACTTAGAACAGCCTTCCCGTACTTCTACTACCCTAAAACCTGCCGCTTGTCAACTCAGACCCTTCCTACCCTGTGAAGCTGCCTCTGACCCCATCCATCAAGCTGAGCAGAGCAGGTTCCACCCAGACCCACTTCCATCCCGGCACCGGAGCCTCAGTATCCCCGGTGAGAAGAGGATGAAATTACCCCTGGGCCCTCCCTGACGGGTTCTGTGGGGTGGAAGACACCAGCAGCAGGTGGTGGGTGCTCCACCGCATTCTACACCTGCAGGAGTCCATGACCATGCTCCTTGTCCCTGGGGTCCCACCTGCAGCCCAGCGCACGCAGAATGGGTGAGTGGGGTAAGGGCTGGCTGTGGCCTCAGCGCTtggtgggctcacctggtcaaaTACGGGTTGCAGGATGCCCCACACATGGTCTTCGGGCACAGCCAGGCCCACCTCCTCCTGGGTCTCCCTCAGGGCCGTGTGCACCACATCCCGGTCAGCAGGGTCACACTTGCCTCCTGGGAAACTAAACAGGCACGGCACAGGCAGCCTAGTACTTGGGCTGTTGGAGCCATGGAGCTGTGGCCGAGGGCCAGTGACTCATCTAAGCTTCTGCACCGGCAATCCACAAGACCTCTCCAGGCTCAGTTTACTCCCTGAGCAATGGAGGTAAGAGAGACACACAAATTCTGTCTATggcgcctgaccgggcggtggcgcagtggatagagcgtcggactgggatgcggaagacccaggttcgagaccccaaggtctccagcctgAGCGagtcctcatctggtttgagcaaaaagctcaccagcttgagcccaaggtcgctggctcgagcaaggggttactcggtctgctgaaggcgcgcggtcaaggcacatatgagaacgcaatcaatgaacaattgaggtgttgcaatgcgcaaagaaaaactaatgattgatgcttctcatctctccgttcctgtctgtctgtccctgtctattcctctctctgactccctctctgtctctgtaaaaaaaaaaaaaaaaaaaaaaaaaaaaaattctgtctatGGTGGTCCCAGTGGCACTGACCTTTACCCTCCTAGGGTGTCCTCAATTGCCCCGAGGG of Saccopteryx bilineata isolate mSacBil1 chromosome 1, mSacBil1_pri_phased_curated, whole genome shotgun sequence contains these proteins:
- the LOC136319006 gene encoding LOW QUALITY PROTEIN: double C2-like domain-containing protein gamma (The sequence of the model RefSeq protein was modified relative to this genomic sequence to represent the inferred CDS: inserted 3 bases in 2 codons; substituted 2 bases at 2 genomic stop codons); protein product: MAGSAAASWRWPQRVSMQEHTAIDVNPRPIRPIHLIADYFPHFYPFAEATLRAPDLHPAVAPAIGSAPQPQPDSEPEGDSDDSTALGTLEFTTTVLFDVDNSALHCTAHCAKSLKPPALGSVDTYVKANLLPGTSKASQLWTRTVQGTRGPAWXETLTYHGFTRPDTRRKTLRHQAVCVCEGPQLRRQRPVPPTRGSCGCPRKLVPNXAQSFSLCLERRRLPQGPRSLDASHGVSPYEEAGEAQVAGEGRACPSQQDGLPVGXARCVHLAPRDANGCSDPFVRCFLCPNAGKESKCKTSIQKRTLNPKFNEEFFSTGPXETLLVSVGLYLGTANHFTAHRTDGPCPRPHPPSRAQTTAVPSGHLFPALKAGVQDGLRLTDPPEAQVWIHDTHPFQAPRLGSRPP
- the NUDT8 gene encoding mitochondrial coenzyme A diphosphatase NUDT8 isoform X1 translates to MLPDCLSAEGEQRCRRLLGKATARLRARPAAAAVLVPLCSVRGVPALLYTLRSSLLAGRHKGDVSFPGGKCDPADRDVVHTALRETQEEVGLAVPEDHVWGILQPVFDQEKNTVVPVLAGVGPLDPQSLKANPKEVDEVFALPLTHLLQVQNQGYTNFRQRGNFCYTMPVFLHGPHRVWGLTAVITEFTLQLLAPGAYKPSLEYPGLSRR
- the NUDT8 gene encoding mitochondrial coenzyme A diphosphatase NUDT8 isoform X2; this encodes MLPDCLSAEGEQRCRRLLGKATARLRARPAAAAVLVPLCSVRGVPALLYTLRSSLLAGRHKGDVSFPGGKCDPADRDVVHTALRETQEEVGLAVPEDHVWGILQPVFDQEKNTVVPVLAGVGPLDPQSLKANPKEVQNQGYTNFRQRGNFCYTMPVFLHGPHRVWGLTAVITEFTLQLLAPGAYKPSLEYPGLSRR